One Oncorhynchus keta strain PuntledgeMale-10-30-2019 chromosome 22, Oket_V2, whole genome shotgun sequence DNA window includes the following coding sequences:
- the LOC118401003 gene encoding homeobox protein DBX1-B-like, which yields MMFPNALAPPAICPSLLRPPAGLSLPQSLHSAFPVHSSFLVEDLLRISRPVSYFHRTIPSPSLSPLASGATTLTCSHHTHQAVTSTLAQTRTGSPQTALSINHDPNYLKFGVNAILAPSTRNASSPRLMHHAMHTKAFPLPYFDCSFHPFIRASYFPASSSVVPIPGTFSWPLAARGKPRRGMLRRAVFSDVQRKALEKMFQKQKYISKPDRKKLAAKLVLKDSQVKIWFQNRRMKWRNCKERELLSSGGCREQTLPTKMNPHPDLSDVGKKSCEEEVDAYSPRAAFCRSPSERELLNSVESHLSSPCNSSKHSDFSESEEEEITVS from the exons ATGATGTTCCCTAATGCACTTGCGCCTCCCGCTATATGCCCAAGTCTTCTTCGACCGCCGGCgggtctctctctgccccagtcCTTGCATTCAGCTTTCCCCGTCCACTCGAGCTTTTTGGTGGAGGACCTGTTGCGGATCAGTCGGCCGGTGAGCTACTTCCACCGGACGATTCCCTCACCCAGCTTGTCTCCCCTGGCATCAGGAGCCACCACGCTGACCTGCAGTCATCACACTCACCAAGCTGTCACCTCCACTTTAGCACAGACAAGGACGGGTTCTCCTCAGACCGCACTCTCCATCAACCACGACCCTAACTATCTGAAGTTTGGAGTTAATGCCATCCTAGCACCATCAACGAGAAACG CATCGTCTCCACGTTTAATGCATCATGCTATGCACACAAAAGCCTTCCCTCTGCCATATTTTGACTGTTCGTTTCATCCCTTCATCAGAGCATCATATTTTCCAG CATCCTCTTCAGTGGTTCCTATCCCCGGTACATTTTCATGGCCGCTGGCTGCAAGAGGAAAGCCCAGGAGGGGGATGCTACGACGGGCAGTGTTCTCTGATGTCCAGCGCAAAGCCCTGGAGAAAATGTTTCAGAAACAGAAATACATCAGCAAACCAGACAGAAAGAAGTTGGCTGCAAAACTTGTGCTTAAAGACTCACAG GTGAAAATCTGGTTCCAAAACCGAAGAATGAAATGGCGTAATTGCAAAGAGAGGGAGTTGTTGTCGTCCGGAGGTTGCCGGGAGCAAACCCTTCCGACTAAAATGAACCCCCACCCGGACCTCAGTGACGTCGGGAAGAAGTCTTGCGAGGAGGAGGTAGACGCGTACAGCCCGCGCGCGGCCTTCTGCCGCTCTCCATCAGAGCGCGAACTTTTGAACAGTGTGGAGTCGCATCTCTCTTCGCCTTGCAACTCCAGCAAGCACTCCGACTTTTCAGAatcagaggaggaagagattACAGTGTCTTAA